One genomic region from Leptospira tipperaryensis encodes:
- the rssA gene encoding patatin-like phospholipase RssA has translation MKKDKKRIVGLALGSGSARGWSHIGVIRVLESYGWKPDIICGTSIGSIVGAFYAAGKLDRLEEWVQTLEWKDILGFMDISFGGGLISGKKLFDFFEKEFKDLNFEHLEKKFGAIATDIDNGAEIWLREGSVPQAVRASISLPGIFSPVKREERWLVDGGLVNPVPVSLCKAMGADFVIAVDLNQDLLDRKDSPEEVSEKENDRKSFLSRFWGKDMDENLQKEKDEKPGMIEVMSKSINVMQIRITRSRMAGDPPDLIIAPRLRNIGLMEFHRAKECIEEGKKSAELVASFLESQL, from the coding sequence TTGAAAAAGGACAAAAAAAGAATCGTAGGATTGGCTTTAGGAAGCGGTTCGGCTCGGGGATGGTCGCATATCGGCGTTATACGAGTCTTGGAATCTTACGGCTGGAAGCCCGATATCATCTGCGGAACCTCGATTGGTTCGATCGTCGGAGCTTTTTACGCGGCCGGTAAGCTCGATCGTCTGGAAGAATGGGTCCAAACCTTAGAATGGAAAGATATCTTGGGATTTATGGATATTTCTTTTGGAGGCGGTTTGATAAGCGGAAAGAAGCTCTTCGATTTTTTTGAAAAAGAATTTAAGGATCTCAATTTTGAACATCTTGAAAAAAAATTTGGAGCCATCGCGACGGACATAGACAACGGAGCTGAAATCTGGTTGAGAGAAGGTTCCGTTCCGCAAGCGGTTCGTGCTTCCATTTCTCTTCCCGGAATATTTTCCCCTGTAAAACGGGAGGAACGTTGGCTCGTTGACGGAGGCCTCGTCAATCCGGTTCCCGTTTCTCTCTGTAAGGCAATGGGCGCGGACTTCGTAATTGCCGTCGATCTCAATCAAGATCTTCTGGATCGAAAGGATTCTCCGGAGGAAGTGAGCGAAAAAGAAAACGATCGAAAGTCATTCTTGTCTCGTTTTTGGGGGAAGGATATGGATGAGAATCTCCAAAAGGAAAAGGATGAAAAGCCGGGAATGATCGAGGTGATGTCAAAGAGCATCAACGTTATGCAGATCCGAATTACTCGAAGTAGAATGGCCGGAGATCCGCCGGATCTGATCATCGCACCGAGACTCAGAAACATAGGTCTTATGGAATTTCACAGAGCGAAAGAATGTATCGAAGAGGGAAAAAAATCAGCTGAATTGGTCGCGAGCTTTCTGGAAAGCCAACTCTGA
- a CDS encoding tetratricopeptide repeat protein, whose translation MKKTISNFRRLLGFTFIAISLFFFVADCNKKDSISILEIRDLTEKDNLVEALQKAEESLKQKGDTAELLYVRGWIRYLQKNQDAAEKDFTKCLVLDPKSLDCKRGLGLVYESNKDYKEAEKIFQEALVIAKEKGPDGEAILHENLGSLYLRQNLRKQSLSEFQNSISLTDKGDAYYGFSLCLIMEGNSEGAIASLEKGVTKVFRGRALKSESHFLLSKFYFEKRKDPVKAEEEIKKAIEIFPLHKEYLNALQTYTKERIKSNL comes from the coding sequence ATGAAAAAAACAATTTCGAACTTTAGAAGGCTTCTTGGTTTTACGTTTATTGCGATTTCATTATTCTTCTTCGTTGCAGATTGTAATAAAAAGGATTCCATTTCCATCTTAGAAATCCGAGACCTTACCGAAAAAGACAATCTGGTAGAAGCGCTTCAAAAGGCCGAAGAAAGTCTAAAACAAAAGGGAGATACGGCGGAACTCTTGTATGTCCGAGGCTGGATTCGTTATCTCCAAAAAAATCAAGACGCAGCCGAAAAAGATTTCACAAAGTGCCTTGTCTTGGATCCGAAATCCTTGGATTGCAAAAGAGGACTTGGGCTTGTCTACGAATCGAATAAGGACTACAAAGAAGCCGAAAAAATCTTTCAAGAAGCGCTCGTGATCGCAAAGGAAAAAGGACCGGATGGCGAAGCCATTCTCCATGAGAATTTAGGAAGCCTCTATCTGCGTCAGAATTTGAGAAAACAAAGTTTGAGCGAATTTCAAAACTCGATCTCTCTTACCGATAAAGGAGACGCCTATTACGGTTTTAGTCTTTGCCTGATCATGGAAGGAAATTCGGAAGGTGCGATCGCTTCTTTAGAAAAAGGTGTTACCAAAGTCTTCCGTGGAAGAGCGCTCAAGTCGGAATCCCATTTTTTGTTATCTAAATTTTATTTTGAAAAGAGAAAAGATCCAGTCAAAGCTGAAGAAGAAATTAAGAAGGCCATAGAGATTTTTCCGCTTCATAAAGAATATCTGAATGCTCTACAAACCTACACAAAGGAAAGAATCAAATCCAATCTTTGA
- a CDS encoding DUF2062 domain-containing protein — MIKAVYRLIHQQIIVPFQQSHAPVKEVCLGTSIGLFWSLTPLIGIQMYLGLITWVLLRILGIRFYMPIAIAMIWITNPVTLPFFYYIFYVTGAVAYNALGWNMASMSFDRILQVINHSSSLELYEGLKYWSSFLINDMGAPMFLGGFLIGIPSALAGYPITKSLLNGFREKQASKEGLSLKEWEEKYIRKESDKTKSIWNILKN, encoded by the coding sequence ATGATAAAAGCAGTTTATAGACTTATACACCAACAAATCATAGTTCCCTTTCAACAGTCGCACGCTCCCGTCAAAGAAGTTTGTTTAGGAACTTCGATCGGACTTTTCTGGTCTCTGACTCCTCTCATAGGAATTCAAATGTATCTCGGCTTGATAACTTGGGTTCTTCTTAGAATCTTAGGAATTCGTTTTTATATGCCGATCGCGATCGCAATGATCTGGATTACGAATCCCGTCACACTTCCCTTTTTCTATTATATTTTCTACGTCACCGGAGCCGTAGCCTACAACGCCCTCGGTTGGAATATGGCTTCGATGAGCTTTGATCGCATTTTGCAAGTCATCAATCATTCCAGTTCGTTGGAATTGTATGAAGGCCTAAAATACTGGAGTTCTTTTTTGATAAACGACATGGGTGCGCCTATGTTCTTGGGGGGATTTTTAATAGGAATTCCTTCCGCGCTCGCCGGTTATCCGATCACAAAATCTTTGTTAAACGGATTCAGGGAAAAACAAGCCTCCAAAGAAGGTTTGAGTTTGAAAGAATGGGAAGAAAAATATATCCGTAAGGAATCGGATAAAACAAAATCAATCTGGAATATTCTAAAAAATTAA
- a CDS encoding 2-dehydropantoate 2-reductase, producing the protein MKPSFAILGSGSIGTYLGCKLLAAGNSVTLYGRERIQNELKTFGAKITDFTSNEILLPPGSIPYTTSLQGVSNADVFLVTVKSKDTKDLAQELSGILEKRQKIHSVSSALPIVISFQNGVRNAEVLREGLKNRPVEVLAGMVPFNVVSKGNGHFHKGTSGDLVVEYSRSGRSIVSILNRAGLSANTHKNIGGVLWGKLIFNLNNSLNALSGLTLKTEISKIGYRKILSKLMKESLEILRLAEIRPVRSGKMIPTLAPFILNLPDFLFFRIASGMVKIDPQARSSMWEDLVHKRPTEIDSLNGEVIKLADVMGHPAPLNREIVRLIKEAEANPKILNLSAEELAKKMKINLN; encoded by the coding sequence ATGAAACCTTCGTTCGCAATTTTAGGTTCCGGAAGTATCGGAACTTACCTCGGTTGTAAATTGTTAGCTGCAGGCAATTCAGTAACTCTCTACGGTAGAGAAAGAATTCAAAATGAATTGAAAACTTTCGGCGCGAAGATAACGGATTTTACCAGCAACGAAATTCTTCTTCCGCCCGGTTCGATTCCTTATACAACCTCTCTTCAAGGTGTTTCCAACGCGGATGTTTTTTTAGTTACGGTAAAATCGAAAGATACGAAGGATCTCGCTCAAGAGCTCAGCGGGATTCTTGAAAAAAGACAGAAGATACATTCAGTTTCCAGCGCGCTCCCGATCGTGATCAGTTTTCAGAATGGTGTACGAAACGCGGAGGTTCTGAGAGAAGGTTTGAAAAATCGGCCCGTAGAAGTTTTGGCGGGAATGGTTCCGTTCAACGTCGTCTCCAAAGGAAACGGTCACTTTCATAAAGGAACGAGTGGGGATCTAGTCGTAGAATATTCTCGATCCGGACGTTCGATCGTTTCGATTCTAAATCGCGCCGGTCTTTCCGCAAACACTCATAAAAATATCGGCGGAGTTCTCTGGGGAAAGTTGATCTTTAACTTAAATAATTCTTTGAATGCGCTTTCGGGGCTCACTCTAAAAACCGAAATTTCAAAAATAGGTTACCGTAAAATTCTTTCCAAACTCATGAAAGAATCGCTGGAGATTCTGAGACTCGCTGAAATCAGACCGGTTCGTTCCGGAAAGATGATTCCGACCTTGGCCCCTTTTATTTTGAATCTTCCCGATTTTCTTTTTTTTAGAATCGCTTCCGGAATGGTGAAGATCGATCCGCAGGCGCGTTCTTCGATGTGGGAAGATTTGGTGCATAAAAGACCCACTGAAATCGATTCTCTCAACGGGGAAGTGATCAAATTGGCGGACGTTATGGGTCATCCGGCGCCTCTCAATCGAGAAATTGTTCGTTTGATCAAAGAGGCCGAAGCAAATCCGAAGATTTTAAATCTAAGCGCCGAAGAATTGGCGAAAAAAATGAAAATCAATCTGAATTAA
- a CDS encoding esterase/lipase family protein has protein sequence MRKLSLLILMSFLLTGSLMASGGGSSSKPLTGSYPIVLSHGLFGWGTDSSGVINIVNYWGGMDTYLRNQGASVYAPTKTAAQSNETRGAELRDKINVYMAANGFTKVHVLGHSQGGLDSRYMISNLGMSGKISTLTTLNSPHRGSPIADIVSAVIPSWAKPFVSAVLGVVVQLVYGGGQQDAIKALNSLTTGGMATFNGYTPDKSGVKYYSYGSTISIPDLIQHPLMGILYPACWAGGVFNGQGGSNDGLVPATSQKWGTWKGGPSYGILTTGVDHLEASNTLLSGQTWYDVEGYYLAMASNAKANQ, from the coding sequence ATGCGCAAATTAAGCTTATTGATCCTTATGAGTTTCCTTTTAACAGGTTCTTTAATGGCATCCGGCGGTGGGTCTTCTTCGAAACCATTAACCGGTTCGTATCCGATCGTTCTTTCCCACGGATTATTCGGTTGGGGAACGGATTCTAGCGGAGTTATCAACATCGTAAATTATTGGGGTGGAATGGACACTTACTTGAGAAATCAAGGCGCGAGTGTTTACGCTCCTACTAAAACTGCGGCTCAGTCCAACGAGACAAGAGGCGCGGAATTAAGAGACAAAATCAACGTTTATATGGCCGCAAACGGCTTTACTAAGGTTCACGTTCTTGGTCACTCACAAGGTGGTCTGGATAGCCGTTACATGATTTCCAATTTGGGAATGTCAGGAAAAATTTCCACTCTGACTACTCTGAATTCTCCACACAGAGGAAGCCCGATTGCAGACATCGTGAGCGCAGTGATTCCAAGCTGGGCGAAACCTTTTGTTTCTGCGGTTCTTGGCGTTGTGGTTCAGTTGGTTTACGGCGGCGGACAACAAGATGCTATCAAAGCACTGAATTCTTTGACTACCGGCGGAATGGCGACTTTCAACGGTTATACTCCTGATAAATCGGGAGTTAAATACTATTCTTATGGTTCTACCATCTCCATTCCAGATCTGATTCAACACCCACTGATGGGAATTCTTTATCCAGCATGTTGGGCAGGTGGAGTTTTCAACGGACAAGGCGGTTCTAACGACGGTCTCGTTCCTGCAACTTCTCAAAAATGGGGAACTTGGAAGGGAGGACCCTCTTACGGAATCCTCACTACAGGCGTCGATCACCTCGAAGCTTCCAACACTCTCCTTTCTGGTCAGACTTGGTATGACGTAGAAGGTTATTACCTCGCAATGGCTTCCAACGCCAAAGCGAATCAATAG
- a CDS encoding N-acyl-D-amino-acid deacylase family protein, with the protein MKTYDWIIKNGLFFDGTGAPPAIRHLGIVKGELIEISDSPLDDNTSEKVWDARGRWVTPGFIDFHTHYDAEIEAAPSLSESLRHGVTTVTLGSCSLSLALGSPEDLADMFSRVEAIPREQVLPLLQKKKTWNTLKEYTEHLNQLPLGPNVTSFVGHSSIRAYVMGLERSLSKGVKPSEEEMARMKSLLQEGIDAGYLGLSINTLRWDKMDGTRFRSKPLPSTFASWSEFRSFNRILRENGKIFQGVPNVSTKVNVLLFFWESIGVFRKKLKTTIISLMDPRSNRTLYRLVAGLARLINRFLGADFRFQALPEIFDLYADGVDVVVFEEFGAGTAAIHLADLVERKKLLLDKGYRKWFRKQWTNFFLPRVFHRDFNQATVVECPDSSLIGKTFYQISKQRKEHVVDTFLNLCAEYGNDIRWYTVIANDRPGPLKFIISHPDVLIGFSDAGAHLRGMAHYNFPLRMLRLVNDGIREGKPFLTLEKAIWRLTGEIADWFGIDAGRLQKGSRADIVILNPEGLDNSVEEIHEAPLEELGGIVRLVRRNDKAVDAVFINGNLCVQNGNVLDDVGKKKGLGKFLAAR; encoded by the coding sequence ATGAAAACCTATGATTGGATTATTAAAAACGGACTCTTTTTTGACGGAACGGGAGCTCCTCCTGCAATTCGTCACCTCGGGATTGTCAAAGGAGAATTGATAGAAATCAGCGATTCTCCCTTGGATGATAATACTTCAGAAAAGGTTTGGGACGCACGAGGTCGTTGGGTCACGCCGGGATTTATCGATTTTCACACACACTACGACGCAGAGATCGAAGCCGCCCCTTCTCTTTCAGAATCACTCCGTCACGGAGTTACGACCGTCACGCTCGGAAGTTGTTCTTTGAGTTTGGCTTTGGGATCTCCGGAAGATTTGGCGGATATGTTTTCCAGGGTCGAAGCGATTCCCAGAGAACAAGTGCTTCCTCTCTTACAAAAGAAAAAAACCTGGAACACTCTGAAAGAATATACCGAGCACCTAAATCAATTGCCTCTCGGACCCAATGTCACTTCCTTTGTAGGCCATTCTTCCATTCGAGCTTATGTGATGGGTCTCGAAAGATCTCTGAGCAAGGGTGTCAAACCCAGTGAGGAAGAAATGGCTCGTATGAAATCCCTTCTCCAAGAAGGAATCGACGCGGGTTATCTCGGTCTTTCGATCAATACTCTTCGCTGGGATAAAATGGATGGAACTCGTTTTCGAAGTAAGCCCCTTCCTTCCACGTTTGCTTCTTGGTCGGAGTTCAGAAGTTTTAATCGGATTCTTAGGGAGAATGGAAAAATCTTTCAAGGAGTGCCTAACGTTTCCACCAAAGTGAACGTCCTCCTTTTCTTCTGGGAAAGTATCGGAGTCTTTCGTAAAAAACTAAAAACCACAATCATCTCTTTGATGGATCCAAGATCGAATCGAACTCTCTATCGACTCGTCGCCGGGCTCGCACGTTTGATCAATCGATTCTTAGGCGCGGACTTTCGTTTTCAAGCGTTACCCGAAATTTTCGACCTCTATGCGGACGGAGTCGACGTTGTCGTCTTTGAAGAATTCGGAGCGGGCACTGCTGCGATCCATCTCGCCGATCTTGTGGAAAGAAAAAAACTCCTTCTCGACAAAGGATATCGAAAGTGGTTTCGAAAACAATGGACCAACTTTTTTCTTCCGAGAGTTTTTCACCGTGATTTCAATCAAGCAACCGTCGTGGAATGTCCGGATTCTTCTTTGATCGGTAAAACGTTTTATCAAATCTCGAAACAAAGAAAAGAACACGTCGTCGATACGTTTCTCAATCTTTGTGCGGAATATGGAAACGATATCCGATGGTACACTGTCATCGCCAACGATAGACCCGGACCTTTGAAATTTATCATCAGCCATCCGGATGTCTTGATCGGTTTTTCGGACGCAGGCGCGCATCTTCGTGGAATGGCTCATTATAACTTTCCTCTTCGTATGCTACGACTCGTCAATGATGGAATCCGAGAAGGCAAACCATTCTTAACTTTGGAAAAAGCGATCTGGAGATTAACGGGTGAAATCGCGGACTGGTTTGGAATCGACGCGGGCCGTCTTCAGAAAGGTTCTCGAGCGGATATCGTAATCTTAAACCCGGAAGGTTTGGATAATTCGGTCGAAGAAATTCACGAAGCGCCTCTGGAAGAATTAGGTGGAATCGTTCGTTTGGTTCGAAGAAATGACAAAGCCGTTGACGCTGTTTTTATAAACGGAAATCTCTGCGTTCAAAACGGAAACGTCTTAGATGACGTTGGAAAGAAAAAAGGTCTGGGAAAATTTTTAGCAGCTCGATGA
- a CDS encoding MBL fold metallo-hydrolase RNA specificity domain-containing protein encodes MSSTVQIHFLGASGTVTGSKYLIATGKTKILVDCGLFQGLKELRLLNWSTLPVNASEIDWVLLTHGHLDHTGYIPRLVKQGFRGKILGSAPTLEIAEIILKDSGKIQEEEADRANRGGYSKHKPAVPLYDLKDATASLTYLYSNELDHWKDLGEGVRARFQYNGHILGATFIELEIFGKLFVFSGDIGRPEDLLLYPPHKPKKADYLFIESTYGNRIHPKNPEEQLTKILNETLERKGTVILPSFAVERAQSLMYLLWKLKSESKIPDVPMIMDSPMGRNVFEVFQTHTKWHKLSPIECSQIWDSFRKTESMKETLQFAEDHSPKIVIAGSGMATGGRVLTYLQNYLSDSNSTILLCGFQAAGTRGRQLQEGNHEIKIYGKFYQVNAQIQLIEGLSSHADQNEIIDWLSDLENKPPTRTFIVHGEKGASDALRVKLSDLFNWNCTVPNLFDIIELEL; translated from the coding sequence ATGAGTTCAACCGTTCAAATTCATTTCTTAGGCGCTTCGGGCACGGTCACCGGTTCCAAATATCTTATCGCTACAGGCAAAACAAAAATCCTCGTTGATTGTGGACTCTTTCAAGGTCTCAAAGAACTCAGACTTCTGAACTGGAGTACACTTCCCGTAAACGCTTCCGAAATAGACTGGGTGTTACTCACACACGGCCATCTCGATCATACGGGTTATATCCCTAGACTCGTCAAACAAGGATTTCGCGGTAAAATTCTGGGGAGCGCACCGACTCTTGAAATCGCGGAAATCATCTTAAAAGATTCAGGCAAAATTCAAGAAGAAGAAGCTGATCGAGCCAATCGAGGCGGCTATTCCAAACACAAACCCGCGGTTCCTCTTTACGATCTCAAAGACGCAACGGCTTCTCTTACATATTTGTATTCTAACGAGTTGGATCACTGGAAAGATTTGGGTGAAGGTGTGCGAGCAAGATTTCAGTACAACGGCCATATCCTCGGTGCGACTTTTATCGAGTTGGAAATTTTCGGAAAACTCTTTGTATTTTCCGGCGATATAGGAAGACCGGAGGACTTACTCCTGTATCCTCCGCACAAACCTAAAAAAGCGGACTATCTTTTTATCGAGAGTACTTACGGAAATAGGATTCATCCTAAGAATCCGGAAGAGCAATTAACAAAAATATTAAACGAAACCCTGGAAAGAAAAGGAACGGTGATTCTACCGAGTTTTGCCGTGGAAAGAGCGCAGAGTTTGATGTATCTTCTTTGGAAATTAAAATCGGAATCTAAAATCCCGGACGTTCCGATGATCATGGATAGTCCTATGGGAAGAAACGTTTTCGAAGTCTTTCAGACTCATACAAAATGGCATAAACTTTCTCCGATAGAATGTTCTCAGATTTGGGATTCGTTTCGAAAAACGGAATCGATGAAAGAAACGTTGCAATTCGCCGAGGATCATTCGCCTAAGATCGTGATTGCTGGAAGCGGAATGGCAACGGGAGGAAGAGTTCTCACCTATCTTCAAAATTATTTGAGCGATTCGAATTCCACGATTCTCTTGTGCGGCTTTCAAGCGGCTGGAACAAGAGGAAGACAATTACAGGAAGGAAACCACGAAATCAAGATCTATGGAAAATTTTATCAAGTAAACGCGCAGATCCAATTGATCGAAGGTTTGTCTTCTCACGCAGATCAAAATGAAATTATAGATTGGTTAAGCGACTTAGAAAACAAACCGCCGACCAGAACGTTTATCGTTCACGGCGAAAAAGGTGCGTCGGACGCTCTTCGCGTTAAACTCAGCGATCTTTTTAATTGGAACTGCACCGTACCAAACTTATTCGATATCATAGAATTGGAATTGTAG
- a CDS encoding thymidine phosphorylase family protein, with protein MQQRTEALYLKNLGIDTNQEYVVFLRRDCPVCKSEGFVALNRVEVTVGDKTIIASLNIIENKILHKGEAGLSESAWKAVNAKEGDLVQLAHLQPVQSMHDVRSKMYENRLNEAAFHRIIQDIKDEKYSNIEIASFITACSGDHLNLEEIKSLTKAMIQAGSILKWNSKVVVDKHCVGGLPGNRTTPIVVAIVAAAGLTIPKTSSRAITSPAGTADTMETVTTVNLNLDKMKSVVEQEGGCIAWGGSIGLSPADDILIRVERALEVDSVGQMIASVLSKKAAAGSTHVVIDIPVGKTAKIRTEEDAEKLKYYFTVVGKSVGLKVRVIISDGSQPIGRGIGPSLEIQDCISVLKNEPEAPEDLKERALFMAGCILEFSDLFKRQNGIQLAREILESGKAWNKFESICNAQGGIKEPRVAEFHLDILSEKKGVVSEIDNRRIAKIARLAGAPSSPSAGVYFLAPIGRKVEKDELLYTIHAESIGELEYASDYLRTQRDIVTIL; from the coding sequence ATGCAACAAAGGACTGAAGCTCTTTATCTCAAGAACTTAGGAATCGACACCAATCAGGAATACGTTGTTTTTTTAAGAAGGGACTGCCCCGTATGCAAATCCGAAGGTTTTGTCGCACTCAATCGAGTAGAAGTCACGGTCGGAGATAAAACGATCATCGCTTCTTTGAACATCATTGAAAATAAAATTCTTCATAAAGGAGAAGCAGGACTTTCAGAAAGCGCATGGAAGGCGGTAAACGCAAAGGAAGGAGATCTCGTTCAGCTCGCGCATTTACAACCAGTTCAATCGATGCACGACGTCCGTTCAAAAATGTATGAAAATCGTCTGAACGAAGCCGCGTTCCATAGAATCATACAGGATATTAAAGATGAAAAATATTCTAATATTGAAATCGCTTCGTTTATCACCGCTTGTTCGGGAGATCATCTCAATCTGGAAGAAATCAAATCTCTTACCAAAGCTATGATTCAGGCGGGTTCGATTCTAAAATGGAACAGCAAAGTTGTAGTCGACAAACACTGCGTAGGCGGACTTCCCGGAAATAGAACCACCCCGATCGTTGTTGCGATCGTTGCCGCCGCAGGACTTACGATTCCCAAAACTTCCTCGAGAGCAATTACATCTCCCGCCGGAACCGCGGACACGATGGAAACGGTAACTACCGTAAACCTAAATCTGGACAAAATGAAATCGGTCGTGGAACAGGAAGGCGGATGTATCGCCTGGGGTGGATCCATCGGCTTGAGTCCGGCTGACGATATTCTAATCCGAGTCGAACGCGCTTTGGAAGTGGACAGCGTCGGACAGATGATTGCATCGGTTCTTTCCAAAAAAGCCGCAGCCGGCTCCACTCACGTCGTCATCGATATTCCCGTTGGAAAGACGGCTAAAATTCGTACGGAAGAAGATGCAGAAAAGCTAAAATACTATTTCACGGTCGTAGGAAAGTCGGTCGGATTAAAAGTTAGAGTAATCATATCGGACGGATCACAACCGATCGGCAGAGGAATAGGCCCTTCGCTTGAAATACAAGATTGTATTTCGGTCTTGAAAAACGAGCCCGAGGCGCCTGAGGATCTAAAAGAAAGGGCACTTTTTATGGCCGGATGTATATTAGAATTTTCTGATTTATTTAAACGTCAGAACGGAATACAATTAGCGAGAGAAATTTTAGAATCCGGAAAAGCCTGGAACAAATTTGAATCGATCTGTAACGCACAAGGCGGTATAAAAGAACCGAGAGTGGCCGAATTTCATCTCGATATCCTTTCGGAAAAGAAAGGAGTCGTTAGCGAAATTGATAATCGTAGAATCGCTAAGATCGCGAGACTTGCCGGCGCTCCAAGCTCCCCTTCCGCAGGAGTTTACTTTTTAGCGCCCATAGGCAGAAAAGTCGAAAAAGACGAACTGCTTTACACAATTCATGCGGAATCCATCGGCGAGTTGGAATACGCTTCCGACTATCTAAGAACTCAAAGAGATATCGTTACGATTCTTTAA
- a CDS encoding ribose-phosphate diphosphokinase yields MKRLLFSFPENDSLTKSISLLSGISIGEVEFGNYPDGESHCRILEEVKDSEVYLICSLNQPDSKILSLIFFCETAKSLGASKVHLVSPYLCYMRQDKVFKTGEGITAKYFAALLSRYVDSLLTIDPHLHRIKNLNEVYKIPSKAVHATSLIADYIRKEIQNPILIGPDAESSQWVKEVAELSKSPFTVLEKIRRGDRDVEVSVPHLEKYKNSTPVLIDDIISTGKTLLKTIGHLKDAGMKPAICVCVHGIFTDDAYQDLINSGVEFIATANTIEHISNQIDVSQLLSENLF; encoded by the coding sequence ATGAAACGACTTCTATTCTCTTTTCCTGAAAACGATTCTTTGACAAAATCCATCTCCTTACTTTCCGGAATAAGTATAGGCGAAGTAGAATTTGGAAACTATCCGGATGGAGAATCGCATTGCAGAATCCTCGAAGAAGTCAAAGATTCCGAAGTGTATTTGATCTGCTCCTTAAATCAACCGGATTCTAAAATTCTATCTTTGATCTTCTTTTGTGAAACGGCAAAATCTTTAGGCGCTTCGAAAGTTCACCTCGTTTCGCCTTATCTTTGTTATATGAGACAAGATAAAGTATTCAAAACCGGCGAAGGAATAACCGCAAAGTATTTCGCGGCCTTGCTGTCCCGATACGTCGATTCTTTGCTTACGATCGATCCCCACCTTCACAGAATCAAAAACTTAAACGAGGTCTATAAAATTCCCTCCAAAGCCGTTCACGCAACTTCTTTGATCGCAGATTATATTCGAAAAGAAATTCAGAATCCGATTTTAATCGGTCCCGATGCGGAAAGCAGCCAATGGGTAAAGGAAGTCGCTGAACTTTCCAAATCCCCTTTTACAGTTTTAGAAAAAATTAGAAGAGGAGATCGAGACGTAGAAGTCAGCGTTCCCCATTTAGAAAAATACAAAAACAGTACCCCGGTTTTGATAGACGACATCATTTCAACGGGAAAGACCTTACTCAAAACAATCGGGCATCTAAAAGATGCGGGAATGAAACCTGCAATCTGCGTATGCGTTCACGGAATTTTCACAGACGACGCATATCAAGACCTAATAAATTCCGGCGTCGAATTTATCGCAACGGCAAATACGATCGAACATATCAGCAATCAGATCGACGTAAGTCAATTGTTAAGCGAAAATCTCTTTTAG